A genomic segment from Polyangiaceae bacterium encodes:
- a CDS encoding N-acetylmuramoyl-L-alanine amidase gives MNVSETQEKAVAGGDSGGAVQKCAIIVVIDPGHGDRLKAKNPIDPGAVSGKIYEKDIALDVAKLLRTKLQAKTDVIEAVYLTREGDISEVLPRLRWRVDIAKEKKANIFVSLHLDAASASASGQSTLYHPSYDNSKKLATSIVAQAKVVKSRGAKSRDNLYVINLSRFGKETKASVLIELGFISNDTDRASCQTKGSDIAAEITEGIVSFVNANKAIFSK, from the coding sequence ATGAACGTCTCGGAAACACAAGAAAAGGCCGTTGCGGGTGGCGATAGCGGAGGAGCAGTCCAGAAATGCGCCATCATCGTCGTCATCGATCCTGGGCACGGTGATCGGCTGAAAGCGAAAAATCCCATCGATCCCGGCGCGGTATCGGGCAAAATTTACGAAAAAGACATTGCGCTCGACGTCGCGAAACTGCTTCGAACGAAGCTTCAAGCGAAAACGGACGTAATCGAGGCGGTGTATTTGACGCGCGAAGGCGACATCAGCGAAGTATTACCGCGTCTGCGCTGGCGCGTGGACATTGCGAAAGAAAAAAAGGCAAACATCTTCGTGAGTTTGCACCTCGATGCGGCATCAGCATCCGCGTCGGGACAATCCACGCTGTACCATCCTTCTTATGACAATTCGAAAAAGCTCGCGACGTCCATCGTAGCGCAAGCCAAGGTGGTCAAGAGTCGAGGGGCGAAGTCGCGCGATAACCTCTACGTCATCAATTTGAGTCGATTCGGCAAGGAGACGAAAGCGTCGGTGCTCATCGAGCTGGGGTTCATCTCGAACGATACGGATCGTGCGTCATGCCAAACCAAAGGAAGCGACATCGCGGCCGAAATCACCGAGGGCATCGTTTCGTTCGTGAATGCGAACAAGGCCATTTTCAGCAAGTAA
- a CDS encoding DUF2169 domain-containing protein, translating to MQILSVGPVRTGSSVWQQRGSFVLVVVCKTTYRLKPGESVIAPEQEAINEADDHWDDDPNRSVRAPCDLVPAKVRPEVTLVGYAYAPNKQLVRSLVTRLIVGDVDKSIEVFCDRTFLPDGSLQEGQRFSRMRLSWERAGGGPHTNNPVGIRADARDAYGRRIVPNLQPLGMHVSNVDDFIPPVGYGPIAANWPSRADIVARAPQAVGEGLDGPSAIYYNAAPSDQLVSVLRESERIVLENLHPEYARLVTNLPGIRPAVFVDRGLGPAQRVPAHADTMWIDTDRGIATLTWRAVVPLVRRDEPGRVLVGMESPGQEMTFAAIAQAMVGEDLENEDDNGMETITSTISLNELKVSRGLPFAANLEPDPPPVREPMRSSPVLDLPFQPLSGPIPQAPPPPPSRPPWPSSPGQTTARPPGIKPPPVPTAPRSALPGKPVAPAPGAPPVALAAPPFAPPVPVSSAPAPPLSSSAPPQPPPVAPPVVLSQARGLSDRNPENAATSASPWASGTPGAVAAPRETLGTQAATIAAAPVPKEAASDGGALAASNDAAGVRPWSAPRRELRSVIATDDVADKPTVSRELLHLVWFEPSFVPRIRRVPAWKKLLSELEQRGPDKAIDDVLAGKEAWEIEDRREIFEILARGERADEPGVIELMDEAIRDDGKFATPIILVGCEVETPFDEIETLRALSAAAAALVGPTDESLKAAVEAADKFLSRSSAPWAPVVPEGLSSRIREAFVREKKGLPADALDVQAERALLGGRHYQKRDVLGDTFLRVLLRLSAENQPLVGYAPVDIAKKLPMFRRFRARLIGELHPWQDQYEARRESLRILALGTVTYIDRNAAAAKNG from the coding sequence ATGCAAATCCTTTCGGTCGGCCCCGTACGCACGGGGTCTTCCGTGTGGCAACAACGCGGAAGCTTCGTCCTCGTCGTCGTCTGCAAAACGACGTATCGGCTGAAGCCTGGCGAATCCGTGATCGCCCCGGAGCAAGAAGCGATCAACGAAGCGGATGATCATTGGGACGACGATCCGAACCGAAGCGTGCGCGCGCCATGCGATCTCGTGCCGGCAAAAGTGCGCCCCGAAGTGACGCTCGTTGGTTACGCCTACGCGCCGAACAAACAACTCGTGCGATCGCTCGTCACGCGACTCATCGTCGGCGACGTTGACAAGAGCATCGAAGTCTTTTGTGATCGAACATTTTTGCCCGACGGATCGCTCCAAGAAGGACAGCGGTTTTCGCGCATGCGCCTCTCGTGGGAACGAGCTGGTGGCGGACCACATACGAACAACCCCGTGGGCATACGGGCCGATGCTCGCGATGCTTATGGCCGCCGAATCGTGCCGAATCTGCAACCGCTCGGCATGCACGTGTCGAATGTCGACGACTTCATTCCGCCCGTTGGATACGGGCCCATTGCTGCAAATTGGCCATCACGAGCCGACATCGTCGCCCGCGCACCGCAGGCCGTCGGCGAGGGACTCGATGGTCCAAGCGCCATTTACTACAATGCAGCACCATCGGACCAGCTCGTGAGCGTGCTTCGCGAAAGCGAGCGTATCGTGCTCGAAAACCTGCATCCCGAGTATGCGCGTCTCGTGACGAACTTGCCAGGCATTCGCCCTGCCGTGTTCGTCGATCGCGGCCTTGGACCTGCGCAGCGCGTGCCTGCTCATGCGGATACGATGTGGATCGATACCGATCGCGGCATAGCGACGCTCACGTGGCGCGCCGTCGTCCCGCTGGTGCGTCGAGACGAACCCGGCCGCGTGCTCGTGGGCATGGAAAGCCCCGGCCAAGAAATGACGTTTGCCGCGATAGCGCAAGCCATGGTCGGTGAAGACCTCGAAAACGAGGACGACAATGGCATGGAGACCATCACCAGCACGATATCGTTGAACGAGTTGAAGGTGAGCCGCGGTCTACCGTTTGCCGCAAACCTCGAACCGGATCCACCGCCGGTGCGCGAGCCGATGCGTTCGTCACCCGTGCTTGATCTTCCCTTCCAACCGCTCAGTGGACCCATTCCACAAGCGCCACCTCCACCGCCATCCAGGCCTCCGTGGCCGAGTAGTCCCGGACAAACCACCGCACGACCACCCGGCATCAAGCCGCCCCCCGTGCCGACGGCTCCGCGTTCTGCGCTGCCCGGAAAGCCCGTTGCTCCTGCGCCGGGCGCGCCGCCCGTTGCTCTCGCCGCGCCGCCCTTCGCTCCGCCCGTGCCGGTGTCTTCTGCGCCCGCGCCGCCGCTTTCCTCGAGCGCGCCGCCGCAACCGCCTCCGGTCGCGCCGCCTGTCGTCTTGTCCCAGGCGCGAGGTTTGTCGGATCGGAACCCGGAAAACGCCGCGACGAGCGCGAGCCCATGGGCGAGCGGTACGCCGGGCGCCGTCGCAGCGCCCCGTGAAACGCTTGGAACGCAGGCAGCGACAATCGCAGCCGCGCCCGTACCGAAAGAAGCTGCATCGGATGGCGGAGCGCTCGCAGCCTCGAATGATGCAGCGGGCGTTCGTCCATGGAGCGCACCGCGCCGCGAGCTGCGTTCGGTGATTGCAACGGACGACGTCGCGGACAAACCCACGGTCAGCCGCGAGCTTTTGCACCTCGTGTGGTTCGAGCCTTCCTTCGTGCCGCGAATCCGCCGCGTCCCTGCGTGGAAAAAGCTTCTTTCAGAGCTCGAACAACGAGGTCCGGACAAAGCGATCGACGACGTGCTTGCGGGCAAGGAGGCTTGGGAAATCGAAGATCGTCGCGAGATATTCGAGATACTTGCGCGCGGCGAACGAGCAGACGAACCCGGTGTGATCGAATTGATGGACGAAGCGATTCGCGACGATGGGAAATTCGCGACGCCCATCATCCTCGTCGGCTGCGAGGTCGAAACACCATTCGACGAAATCGAAACATTGCGCGCGCTTTCGGCCGCCGCTGCAGCGCTCGTTGGCCCCACGGACGAATCGCTCAAAGCTGCCGTCGAAGCTGCGGACAAGTTTCTGAGTCGGTCGAGCGCTCCATGGGCGCCGGTGGTTCCGGAAGGTTTGTCCAGCCGTATTCGCGAGGCGTTTGTTCGGGAAAAGAAGGGACTACCGGCAGATGCGCTGGATGTGCAAGCCGAGCGAGCGCTCCTCGGAGGTCGTCATTATCAAAAGCGAGACGTGCTGGGTGACACTTTCCTGCGCGTGCTCTTGCGCTTGTCCGCGGAAAACCAGCCACTCGTCGGTTATGCTCCCGTGGACATCGCGAAGAAATTGCCCATGTTTCGCCGATTTCGCGCGCGGCTCATTGGTGAATTGCACCCGTGGCAAGATCAATACGAAGCGCGCCGCGAATCTCTCCGCATTCTGGCGCTCGGAACGGTCACGTACATCGACCGTAACGCGGCTGCCGCAAAGAATGGATGA
- the tssI gene encoding type VI secretion system tip protein VgrG: MATLELSLASKQRDVYVRQFAVRESISNPFTINLLVRSPDHSLDFDAIVGRPASFRMHAGYAYVSGGGARAWSGIVSHAEQLEALQDSAGTEGLSTYTIEIVSSLWLLTHRRGNRTYQHLSIPDIVTKLLGEWQIQPQWRIDRGRYPKLEYKIQYAESDYNFMCRLLEEAGIAFTFAEESGVPIFGDALQSNEPRPGAAIPYVDTPNESSQKEYVTEVHFGREVRPGAATFRDYDPRKPDVALFAKAPSSKGVEGKLEQYHYDAGAFFAETGKAAGTPAADDQGFARHDPAYGTALATRSLEGERAGEHTISLVANTFDLAPGTVFSIARHPHAKIPSSKRLLSVASKLTGSDTGDFRLSVEAHFADAPYRPARRTPKPVIHGLQSATVVGPSGQEIHTDEFGRVRVQFPWDREGKNDERSSCWVRVNQGWGGLGYGMVTLPRIGQEVLVAFLEGDPDFPIVAGRVYNAAQSVPYKLPQHKTRSTWKSDSSLGSDGFNEIMHEDLAGNELVWEQAQKDRTRIVKNDEFATIVRDRQKLVKNDEDEQTLGNRQVLVGKDLDVVTKKNKNETYQADVHQVVKGSRRERIDGKQSLMVQKSRHEKIEGRSGLVAGDEIHHVAGEDWVGEAGANATIKAPGGFISLHGGGITIVGTMVWINERGEPGDGQKAKPEGPFEKNSPDDESKGKTSENEGDHSPPAGMGLGEFDDAMNSESEDLLS, encoded by the coding sequence GTGGCAACGCTCGAGCTTTCCCTTGCATCCAAACAACGCGATGTCTACGTGCGACAATTCGCGGTTCGTGAATCCATATCCAATCCCTTCACGATCAACCTGCTCGTCCGCTCGCCCGATCACAGCCTCGATTTCGACGCCATCGTCGGTCGTCCGGCGTCCTTTCGTATGCATGCCGGATATGCCTACGTATCGGGCGGCGGCGCACGGGCCTGGAGCGGCATCGTTTCGCATGCGGAGCAGCTCGAGGCATTGCAAGATTCTGCCGGAACCGAGGGGCTTTCCACGTACACGATTGAAATCGTGTCATCGCTTTGGCTTCTGACGCATCGCCGTGGTAATCGCACTTATCAACATCTGTCCATTCCGGACATCGTGACGAAGCTCCTGGGCGAATGGCAAATCCAGCCGCAATGGCGAATCGATCGCGGACGATACCCGAAGCTCGAATACAAAATTCAATACGCCGAGAGCGATTACAATTTCATGTGCCGGCTGCTCGAAGAGGCGGGCATTGCCTTCACGTTTGCCGAAGAATCGGGCGTTCCCATATTCGGTGACGCTTTGCAATCCAATGAGCCGCGACCGGGGGCGGCCATTCCTTATGTCGATACGCCGAACGAATCCTCGCAAAAAGAATACGTGACCGAGGTTCATTTTGGGCGCGAGGTTCGTCCAGGGGCGGCGACATTCCGTGATTACGACCCGCGCAAGCCCGACGTGGCGCTTTTCGCAAAAGCTCCTTCGTCCAAAGGCGTCGAAGGTAAGCTGGAGCAATACCATTACGATGCGGGCGCTTTTTTTGCAGAGACGGGCAAAGCTGCTGGCACGCCCGCCGCGGATGATCAAGGATTCGCACGCCACGATCCAGCCTATGGCACCGCGCTCGCAACGCGCAGCCTGGAAGGCGAACGGGCGGGTGAGCATACCATTTCATTGGTTGCAAATACCTTCGATTTGGCACCGGGCACCGTTTTTTCGATAGCTCGGCATCCGCATGCAAAAATTCCTTCGAGCAAGCGACTTCTTTCCGTAGCATCGAAGCTCACGGGCAGCGACACGGGGGATTTTCGTCTTTCGGTCGAGGCGCATTTCGCCGACGCGCCTTATCGACCTGCGCGCCGCACGCCGAAACCCGTCATTCATGGGTTGCAAAGCGCTACCGTGGTGGGTCCTTCGGGTCAGGAGATTCATACGGACGAGTTTGGCCGGGTACGTGTGCAATTCCCTTGGGATCGCGAGGGCAAAAACGACGAGCGTAGCTCGTGCTGGGTTCGTGTGAATCAAGGCTGGGGCGGATTGGGATATGGCATGGTGACGCTTCCGCGCATTGGCCAAGAAGTGCTCGTCGCTTTTCTCGAGGGCGATCCGGATTTTCCCATCGTCGCGGGTCGAGTGTACAATGCCGCGCAATCGGTGCCCTACAAGCTGCCGCAACACAAGACGCGAAGCACCTGGAAAAGCGATTCGTCGCTCGGATCCGACGGATTCAACGAAATCATGCACGAGGACCTCGCGGGCAACGAGCTCGTGTGGGAGCAAGCGCAAAAAGATCGCACACGAATCGTCAAGAACGATGAATTCGCGACCATCGTCCGCGATCGGCAAAAGCTCGTGAAAAACGACGAAGACGAGCAGACGTTGGGCAATCGTCAAGTGCTGGTCGGCAAAGACTTGGATGTCGTCACGAAGAAAAACAAAAACGAGACGTATCAAGCGGACGTTCACCAGGTCGTCAAAGGAAGTCGGCGGGAGCGAATCGATGGCAAGCAATCGCTCATGGTGCAAAAAAGCCGGCACGAAAAAATCGAGGGACGCAGCGGGCTCGTGGCTGGCGACGAAATTCATCACGTCGCGGGAGAAGATTGGGTCGGCGAGGCGGGGGCGAATGCGACGATCAAAGCTCCGGGTGGGTTCATTTCATTGCACGGCGGGGGCATCACGATCGTCGGAACGATGGTGTGGATCAACGAGCGTGGTGAACCTGGGGACGGCCAGAAGGCCAAACCCGAAGGGCCATTCGAAAAGAACTCACCCGACGATGAATCCAAGGGCAAAACCAGCGAGAACGAAGGTGACCATTCTCCGCCCGCGGGAATGGGATTGGGCGAATTCGATGACGCCATGAATTCCGAAAGTGAAGACCTACTGTCATGA
- a CDS encoding PAAR domain-containing protein: MPPAARITDRHVCPLHPPNVIVAGEATVIVGYQPQARVSDSEACGAAISAGESTVIIGGKDAARKGDPTSHGGTIVSGCPTVIIGSNPAAMLQTDKPFCEDCAKKAAERAARQRAGRGSS; the protein is encoded by the coding sequence ATGCCTCCTGCTGCAAGAATCACGGACAGGCACGTATGCCCGCTGCATCCGCCGAATGTCATCGTCGCGGGTGAAGCCACGGTCATCGTGGGATATCAGCCGCAAGCTCGGGTATCGGATTCCGAGGCGTGCGGCGCGGCCATTTCGGCAGGCGAAAGCACGGTCATCATTGGCGGCAAGGACGCTGCTCGAAAAGGCGATCCAACGTCTCATGGTGGAACCATCGTTTCGGGGTGTCCGACGGTGATCATTGGTTCCAATCCGGCTGCAATGCTTCAGACGGACAAACCATTTTGCGAAGATTGCGCAAAGAAAGCGGCGGAACGAGCGGCACGGCAACGCGCCGGGAGAGGTTCGTCGTGA
- the tssI gene encoding type VI secretion system tip protein VgrG encodes MPILELSFACGESSLSVRHFSVHEAISSLFMVNVVARSESPSIDLEPIIGQTASLKVVSGWAHARLGGVRSWSGVVSTIEQVQAVQLGQQGKELSTYSLRIVPKLWLCTQRRNYKIFQHQTIPDIVDQVLDEWDVERTWEIDRGRYPKLEYKVQYGETDYAFISRLLEEAGICYVFPDTDGRESKLVLSDKLEANAPRPGGALPYVDNPNRESEKEFVTRVRLAHSVKPGAHVIRDYDFRNPMFALFGDAPKAAGPEAKYEQYHYEPGASLVEGGKGGGTPAADDKGVARYEQSFAKGRAERMLGGVRSDKRVVSFDTNTIDLCPGQIVSIDRHPHAEVGDDKRLLVTEFTAEGTPGEEWSMSASAAFADAPYRPPQKTEKPRVNGVQSAVVVGPSGQEIHTDEFGRVRVQFPWDRDGKNDENSSCWIRVSQGWAGTGYGMIMIPRIGHEVLVGFLEGDPDQPIIVGRVYNAKQAVPHKLPDNKTRSTWKSDSSLGSDGFNEIMFEDLKGQELVYEQAQKNRRRLVKNDETITVGHDRQKYVQNDEFDKTDGFVRVYVGKDQDIVVKQDKRERIEGNSHLYVMGKRNQRIEGNQSLEIKGDRHEFIGESHALAVTKEIHIKAGTALVIEAEDLTLKGPGGFIRIDGSGVTIRGTKVYINSGGSAGEGAGASPEAPDEAKEAVVDDVSKTLIGQ; translated from the coding sequence ATGCCGATTTTGGAGCTTTCGTTTGCGTGTGGAGAGTCGTCGTTGTCCGTGCGCCACTTCTCGGTGCACGAAGCGATCTCGAGCTTGTTCATGGTCAACGTCGTGGCTCGATCCGAAAGCCCATCGATCGATCTCGAGCCCATCATTGGTCAAACCGCAAGCCTGAAAGTCGTGAGCGGATGGGCTCACGCGCGGCTCGGAGGTGTCAGATCGTGGTCGGGTGTCGTGAGCACGATCGAACAAGTGCAGGCCGTTCAATTGGGACAGCAAGGCAAGGAGCTTTCGACGTACTCGCTGCGCATCGTGCCGAAACTTTGGCTTTGCACGCAGCGGCGCAATTACAAAATCTTTCAACACCAAACGATCCCGGACATCGTCGATCAAGTGCTCGACGAGTGGGACGTCGAGCGCACGTGGGAAATCGATCGCGGGCGTTACCCGAAGCTCGAGTACAAGGTTCAATACGGCGAGACGGATTATGCATTCATCAGCCGGCTCCTCGAAGAAGCCGGGATTTGTTACGTCTTTCCGGACACCGACGGAAGGGAATCGAAGCTGGTTTTGAGTGACAAACTCGAGGCGAACGCGCCGCGTCCCGGCGGCGCTCTGCCCTACGTCGACAACCCGAACCGTGAATCCGAAAAGGAATTCGTCACGCGCGTGCGCCTCGCACATTCGGTCAAACCCGGCGCGCACGTGATCCGCGACTACGACTTCCGAAACCCCATGTTCGCGCTCTTCGGAGATGCTCCAAAAGCCGCAGGGCCAGAGGCGAAATACGAACAGTATCATTACGAGCCCGGCGCATCGCTCGTCGAAGGTGGCAAGGGTGGCGGCACTCCAGCGGCGGACGACAAAGGCGTTGCGCGCTACGAACAATCTTTTGCAAAAGGGCGCGCCGAACGGATGCTCGGGGGAGTTCGGTCGGACAAACGCGTCGTCTCTTTCGATACGAACACCATCGACCTTTGTCCGGGCCAGATCGTCAGCATCGATCGACATCCGCATGCCGAGGTTGGGGATGACAAACGGTTGCTCGTGACCGAGTTTACGGCTGAAGGAACGCCGGGCGAAGAGTGGTCCATGTCGGCATCTGCTGCGTTTGCCGACGCGCCGTATAGGCCGCCGCAAAAGACAGAAAAGCCGCGCGTCAATGGTGTGCAGAGCGCGGTCGTCGTAGGTCCGAGTGGCCAGGAAATTCACACCGACGAGTTCGGACGAGTACGCGTTCAGTTCCCGTGGGATCGCGACGGAAAAAACGATGAAAACAGCTCGTGCTGGATCCGTGTGAGCCAAGGTTGGGCTGGCACGGGTTACGGCATGATCATGATTCCGCGCATCGGGCACGAAGTGCTCGTGGGATTTCTCGAGGGTGACCCGGACCAACCCATCATCGTCGGGCGCGTGTACAACGCAAAGCAAGCCGTGCCGCACAAGCTGCCCGACAACAAGACTCGATCGACGTGGAAAAGCGACAGCTCGCTCGGTTCCGACGGCTTCAACGAGATCATGTTCGAAGACTTGAAGGGCCAAGAACTGGTCTACGAACAGGCGCAAAAAAACCGGCGGCGTCTCGTCAAGAACGACGAAACGATCACGGTTGGACACGACCGGCAGAAGTACGTGCAGAACGACGAGTTTGACAAGACAGACGGGTTTGTCCGAGTGTATGTCGGCAAGGATCAGGACATCGTCGTCAAGCAAGACAAACGCGAGCGCATCGAGGGAAACAGCCACCTCTACGTGATGGGCAAGCGCAATCAGCGCATCGAGGGCAATCAGTCGCTCGAAATCAAGGGAGATCGACACGAATTCATCGGCGAAAGCCACGCGCTCGCCGTGACGAAGGAAATTCACATCAAGGCGGGAACGGCGCTGGTGATCGAAGCCGAGGATCTGACGCTGAAAGGACCCGGTGGCTTCATTCGCATCGACGGCAGCGGCGTCACGATTCGAGGCACCAAGGTGTACATCAACAGCGGCGGATCCGCTGGAGAAGGCGCGGGTGCTTCGCCCGAGGCGCCGGACGAGGCAAAAGAAGCGGTCGTCGACGACGTGAGCAAAACGCTCATTGGGCAATGA
- a CDS encoding bile acid:sodium symporter family protein, translating to MQQNVLTAVFMPIALGIIMLGLGLSLTTADFKRVVVYPKAVFVGLFCQTVLLPVACYGIARAFALPPALAVGLMLLSASPGGATANLYSHLAKGDVALNITLTATNSILSLFTLPLIVNFSLEAFYGAGKSIPLQFDKVIQVFAIVLIPVGIGMLINAKKPDLSKKLEKPVKIVSAIFLALIIIAAVLKERATLVESFRQVGLAALAFNLTSMAVGYCVPLLVRLPKRQATAIGMEIGIHNGTLAIAIASSPLLLNNGTMAIPPAIYSLIMFFTAGAFGSIVARSNDKEALPEEPPRAAARG from the coding sequence ATGCAACAGAATGTATTGACGGCGGTGTTCATGCCCATCGCCCTCGGCATCATCATGCTGGGGCTCGGGCTGAGTTTGACGACCGCGGATTTCAAGCGCGTCGTCGTGTACCCCAAGGCCGTATTCGTGGGGCTGTTCTGCCAAACGGTGCTGCTCCCGGTGGCCTGTTATGGCATCGCACGCGCATTCGCGTTACCCCCAGCGTTGGCCGTGGGCCTCATGCTGCTTTCGGCATCTCCCGGCGGCGCAACGGCAAATTTATATAGCCATCTCGCCAAGGGTGACGTTGCGCTCAACATTACGCTCACCGCGACGAACAGCATTTTGAGTCTGTTCACGCTGCCGCTCATCGTGAACTTTTCACTCGAAGCGTTTTACGGAGCGGGGAAAAGCATTCCCTTGCAATTCGACAAGGTCATTCAGGTCTTTGCCATCGTGCTGATCCCCGTAGGAATTGGCATGCTCATCAATGCGAAGAAACCTGATCTATCGAAGAAGCTCGAGAAGCCGGTGAAAATTGTGTCGGCCATCTTTCTCGCGCTCATCATCATCGCGGCCGTATTGAAGGAACGCGCGACCCTCGTCGAATCGTTCCGCCAAGTGGGGCTCGCTGCGCTCGCATTCAATCTCACGAGTATGGCCGTGGGATATTGCGTCCCCCTTCTCGTGCGTTTGCCCAAGCGACAAGCGACGGCCATTGGCATGGAAATCGGCATTCACAACGGCACGCTCGCCATTGCGATTGCATCGAGCCCGCTACTCCTGAACAACGGCACGATGGCAATTCCGCCCGCGATTTACAGCTTGATCATGTTCTTCACCGCAGGTGCATTCGGCAGCATCGTTGCACGCAGCAACGACAAA
- a CDS encoding DUF4123 domain-containing protein, which yields MTPRLIVEVRYGKLAGTKAVVDSSRVLRVGRTDLADLVIPHDGNMSGVHFEIEWDGSRCFMRDVGSVSGTRLGGQPAAHGEVSHGGWIQAGETDFMVYVEGKTPPKRRKLAEPERDREEARIRAAEEALGLLRAEAAKAPLYAVVDGARDRRILELARQHVETHQSLYEGLAGENFEDMAPHLVGPMRAGSALLDRLVFEGWGKRWGIYCTSYDKFVAVRRHFRRFLMVELESRHEKVYFRFYDPGVFRAFWPTCNTAQKRELSEGLEEIIVEEENLSASALLRADRAARRA from the coding sequence GTGACGCCGCGGCTCATCGTGGAAGTGCGTTACGGCAAACTCGCCGGGACGAAGGCCGTCGTCGATTCATCGCGGGTTTTACGGGTTGGCAGGACAGACCTTGCGGATCTCGTCATTCCGCACGACGGAAACATGTCGGGCGTTCATTTCGAGATTGAATGGGACGGCAGCCGCTGCTTCATGCGCGACGTCGGCAGCGTATCGGGCACTCGGCTGGGGGGACAGCCTGCAGCGCACGGCGAGGTATCGCATGGAGGCTGGATCCAAGCTGGCGAAACGGATTTCATGGTGTACGTCGAAGGCAAGACGCCTCCGAAGCGACGCAAGCTTGCCGAACCCGAGCGGGATCGAGAAGAAGCGCGTATTCGGGCGGCGGAAGAAGCGCTTGGTTTATTGCGTGCCGAAGCTGCAAAAGCGCCACTTTATGCGGTCGTCGATGGAGCGCGGGATCGGCGTATTCTCGAACTTGCGAGGCAGCACGTCGAAACGCATCAATCGCTGTACGAAGGGCTTGCTGGCGAAAACTTCGAGGACATGGCGCCGCATCTCGTGGGGCCCATGCGCGCAGGCTCGGCGCTGCTCGACCGATTGGTATTCGAAGGTTGGGGCAAGCGTTGGGGGATCTATTGCACGTCGTACGACAAGTTTGTCGCGGTGCGCCGGCACTTTCGCCGATTTTTGATGGTGGAGCTCGAATCGAGACACGAAAAAGTCTATTTCCGCTTTTACGATCCCGGCGTATTTCGTGCGTTTTGGCCCACTTGCAATACGGCACAAAAACGCGAGCTCTCCGAGGGGCTCGAAGAAATCATCGTCGAAGAAGAAAACCTGTCGGCGTCCGCCCTTTTGCGTGCGGATCGCGCTGCGCGGAGGGCGTAG
- a CDS encoding M15 family metallopeptidase — protein MSTLLRSVGKNGRNLRNDVETVQTLLKAKGYDPGIVDGLCGNGTVGAIRKFQSTFMSRPDGLIEPDGGSWRRLSGTGAASQTTNAPALTEWSGDSSKWAHEKKIASMFPAMRPKVEAVLEGLRQRGFQPKVFFAWRSVAVQLELYRKGNTTVKFSFHNAQKKDGTPNAYAADIIDVRYAWNPSAESSGFWKALGEEGKKQGLYWGGDWKSFKDWAHVQYYDNSKLKVVKAESGL, from the coding sequence ATGAGCACGCTATTGCGATCGGTTGGAAAAAACGGGCGGAATCTGCGAAACGACGTCGAAACGGTGCAGACGCTGCTGAAAGCCAAAGGGTACGATCCCGGCATCGTAGACGGGCTTTGTGGGAATGGCACCGTCGGCGCCATTCGAAAATTCCAATCGACCTTCATGTCGCGCCCCGATGGGCTCATCGAACCCGATGGCGGGTCCTGGAGACGCTTATCCGGCACCGGTGCTGCATCACAAACGACGAATGCACCCGCGCTCACCGAATGGAGCGGCGATAGTTCGAAGTGGGCGCACGAGAAAAAGATTGCGAGCATGTTTCCGGCCATGCGTCCGAAAGTCGAAGCAGTGCTCGAAGGGCTTCGACAGCGCGGTTTTCAGCCGAAGGTATTCTTTGCGTGGCGGTCGGTTGCAGTGCAGCTCGAGCTATACCGAAAAGGCAATACGACCGTGAAGTTCAGTTTTCACAATGCGCAGAAAAAGGACGGGACGCCGAATGCCTATGCCGCCGACATCATCGACGTGCGTTATGCATGGAATCCGTCAGCGGAAAGCTCGGGCTTTTGGAAAGCGCTTGGCGAAGAGGGCAAGAAGCAGGGCCTGTATTGGGGTGGGGACTGGAAATCATTCAAGGATTGGGCCCACGTTCAGTATTACGACAATTCGAAGCTGAAAGTGGTCAAGGCCGAAAGCGGACTTTAG